A region of Bacteroidota bacterium DNA encodes the following proteins:
- the mutS gene encoding DNA mismatch repair protein MutS, producing the protein MIKSAASPVETPLMKQYYAIKGKYPDALLLFRVGDFYETFGEDAVKTSGILGIVLTRRANGSASFIELAGFPHHSLDTYLPKLVRAGQRVAICDQLEDPKMTKTIVKRGVTELVTPGVSYNDKVLDHKTNNFLASIALNDNLAGVSFLDVSTGEFLVAQGTLEYVDKLLQSFRPSEVLFQKNKKKQFLEAFGEKFYSYGLDDWAFTHEFGHESLLKHFNTKSLKGYGIENLDTGIIAAGVALHYLAETQHDKVKHITAVSRIEEEKYVWLDKFTIRNLELFGSYNENANTLINVIDQTISPMGSRMLKRWLALPLKDKTPIDDRLECVDYFLTNEEIANQIGSYIESVGDLERIVSKVATARISPKEVAQLKRALTAIQPIKELLDKAENSSLRKIAEQLNPCKTAIDKIEKELQPEPPFLVHKGNVIAEGVNAELDELRKIAYSGKDYLLQIQQRESERTNIPSLKIAFNSVFGYYLEVTNTHKDKVPGDWMRKQTLTNAERYITEELKQYEEKILGAEEKILALEVRLFNDLVIALGDYIATIQLNASLVARIDCLLSFASVALKNNYVRPHINDSKILDIKDGRHPVIERQLPIGEEYVANDVYLDNDTQQIIIITGPNMSGKSALLRQTALIVLMAQMGCFVPARHANIGLVDKIFTRVGASDNISSGESTFMVEMNETASILNNVSDRSLILLDEIGRGTSTYDGISIAWAIVEFLHEHPAAKAKTLFATHYHELNDVASTFNRVKNFNVSVKELGNKVLFMRKLVQGGSEHSFGIHVAQMAGMPRKVVERAGEILKKLEARSQESGARRQKPAGQAAAQMLSEPGTRLRAEQPFSGQARNPELETNSDMQLSFFQLNDPVLEQIKDEIVNTDINTLTPVEALMKLNEIKKLIGA; encoded by the coding sequence ATGATAAAAAGTGCCGCATCTCCGGTCGAAACACCGCTGATGAAGCAATATTACGCGATTAAAGGAAAATATCCTGATGCATTGTTGCTGTTTCGTGTAGGTGATTTTTATGAAACTTTTGGAGAAGATGCTGTTAAAACATCGGGGATACTGGGCATTGTTCTTACCCGGCGGGCCAATGGCTCAGCTTCATTCATAGAATTGGCAGGATTTCCCCACCATTCACTCGATACCTATTTGCCAAAATTAGTGCGGGCCGGACAACGCGTTGCGATATGCGACCAGTTGGAAGATCCCAAAATGACTAAAACCATTGTAAAACGAGGAGTTACTGAACTGGTAACTCCCGGTGTTTCATACAATGACAAAGTACTTGATCACAAAACAAATAATTTCCTCGCCAGCATTGCCCTAAACGACAACCTTGCAGGTGTATCTTTCCTGGATGTATCGACCGGTGAATTTCTTGTTGCGCAGGGAACACTGGAATATGTAGATAAACTTCTGCAAAGTTTCCGCCCCAGCGAAGTGCTGTTCCAGAAAAACAAAAAGAAACAATTTCTCGAGGCATTCGGTGAAAAATTCTATTCATACGGACTCGATGATTGGGCTTTCACACATGAGTTTGGCCACGAATCCCTGCTGAAACATTTTAACACCAAATCCCTTAAAGGTTATGGTATTGAAAACCTCGACACAGGTATTATTGCTGCCGGCGTAGCGCTGCATTACTTAGCCGAAACACAGCATGATAAAGTAAAACACATCACCGCCGTTTCGCGCATTGAAGAAGAAAAATACGTTTGGCTGGATAAATTCACAATACGCAACCTCGAACTATTCGGGTCTTATAATGAGAACGCAAATACACTCATCAATGTAATTGACCAGACCATTTCACCCATGGGATCCCGCATGCTTAAACGCTGGCTGGCCCTGCCATTAAAAGACAAAACACCCATTGATGACCGGCTTGAATGCGTTGACTACTTTTTAACGAACGAAGAGATCGCGAACCAGATAGGTTCCTATATAGAATCCGTAGGTGACCTGGAACGTATTGTTTCAAAAGTAGCCACTGCGCGCATATCGCCTAAAGAAGTAGCGCAATTAAAACGGGCTTTAACCGCCATTCAACCTATAAAAGAATTGCTGGACAAAGCAGAAAATAGTTCTTTAAGGAAGATCGCTGAACAGCTCAACCCTTGTAAAACAGCTATAGATAAAATAGAGAAAGAGCTGCAACCGGAGCCTCCTTTTTTGGTACACAAAGGAAATGTGATCGCGGAAGGCGTGAATGCCGAACTGGATGAGCTTCGTAAAATTGCCTACTCCGGGAAAGACTATTTGCTGCAGATACAACAGCGCGAATCGGAACGGACAAACATTCCTTCATTGAAAATCGCTTTTAACAGCGTGTTTGGATATTACCTGGAAGTTACAAATACACATAAGGATAAAGTGCCCGGCGACTGGATGCGTAAACAAACCCTTACCAATGCCGAACGTTATATTACTGAAGAGCTGAAACAATACGAAGAAAAAATCCTGGGTGCTGAAGAAAAAATACTTGCACTTGAAGTGCGGCTGTTCAATGACCTGGTGATCGCTCTGGGCGATTATATCGCTACCATACAACTGAACGCTTCGCTTGTGGCACGCATTGATTGCCTGCTTTCATTTGCATCTGTGGCATTAAAAAATAATTACGTGCGCCCGCATATAAACGACAGCAAAATACTTGATATAAAAGATGGCCGCCATCCTGTTATTGAGCGCCAGCTGCCCATTGGCGAAGAGTATGTGGCTAATGATGTTTACCTGGATAATGATACACAACAGATCATAATTATTACGGGTCCCAACATGTCGGGTAAGTCTGCGCTTTTGCGGCAAACAGCATTGATCGTACTGATGGCACAAATGGGCTGCTTTGTTCCCGCCAGGCATGCCAATATTGGTTTGGTGGATAAGATATTTACACGAGTAGGTGCTTCCGATAATATTTCATCAGGTGAATCAACATTTATGGTGGAGATGAATGAAACAGCAAGCATCCTCAATAATGTATCAGACAGAAGCCTTATCCTGCTGGATGAAATCGGACGCGGAACCAGTACGTATGATGGCATCTCTATTGCCTGGGCAATTGTCGAATTTTTACATGAACACCCGGCCGCGAAAGCCAAAACGCTCTTTGCAACACACTACCACGAACTGAACGATGTAGCGAGCACATTCAATCGTGTGAAAAACTTCAATGTATCGGTAAAAGAACTGGGCAACAAAGTATTATTTATGCGCAAACTGGTGCAGGGCGGCAGCGAGCATAGCTTTGGTATCCACGTGGCACAAATGGCCGGGATGCCCAGAAAAGTAGTTGAAAGGGCCGGAGAAATATTGAAGAAGCTGGAAGCCAGGAGCCAGGAGTCAGGAGCCAGAAGACAGAAGCCTGCCGGACAGGCGGCAGCTCAGATGTTAAGTGAACCCGGAACCCGCCTGCGGGCCGAACAGCCCTTCAGCGGGCAGGCCCGGAACCCGGAACTTGAAACCAATAGCGATATGCAGCTCAGCTTTTTTCAACTAAACGACCCTGTTTTGGAGCAGATAAAGGACGAGATCGTAAATACCGATATCAATACATTAACGCCTGTAGAAGCGCTCATGAAATTGAATGAGATCAAAAAGCTTATTGGTGCCTGA
- the folK gene encoding 2-amino-4-hydroxy-6-hydroxymethyldihydropteridine diphosphokinase translates to MKKAYLLLGSNSGNRRQNLLDALQHIENYAGKVIKSSSVYETAPWGNPDQQNFFNQAVLIETHMEPTILLHELLAIERLLGRKRGENEAEKWAPRIIDIDILFYNNDTIQNEQLTIPHPHLHERNFALKPMLELAPDHKHPVTGKNIEHLAKNCTDTLAVTKIN, encoded by the coding sequence ATGAAAAAGGCCTACCTCTTATTAGGATCCAATTCCGGCAACCGCCGACAGAATCTTTTAGACGCATTGCAGCATATTGAAAATTATGCCGGCAAGGTGATAAAAAGCTCATCGGTATATGAAACAGCTCCCTGGGGCAACCCCGATCAACAAAATTTTTTCAACCAGGCTGTTTTGATCGAAACTCACATGGAACCTACTATACTATTACACGAATTGCTGGCCATTGAACGCCTTTTAGGCCGAAAACGCGGTGAAAATGAAGCTGAAAAATGGGCTCCACGTATAATTGACATAGATATTCTATTTTACAACAACGATACCATTCAAAATGAACAACTTACAATACCTCACCCTCATCTGCATGAGCGAAACTTTGCTTTAAAACCTATGTTAGAGCTGGCCCCCGATCACAAACACCCTGTAACAGGTAAAAACATTGAACATTTGGCCAAAAATTGTACGGATACCCTCGCCGTTACAAAAATCAACTAA
- a CDS encoding RNA methyltransferase, translated as MRKLSNEELNRKTVDEFKRSSKTPIVVVLDNIRSLNNVGSVFRTADAFLVESLYLCGITGAPPNKEIQKTALGSTDTVDWMHFKTTADAIQQLKEKGYKVYAVEQVDGSICLDKFKPDTGSKIAVVFGHEVKGVEQETVNLCDGVIEIPQVGTKHSLNIAISVGIVIWDLFLKLRR; from the coding sequence ATGAGGAAATTATCAAACGAAGAGCTGAACCGGAAAACGGTAGATGAGTTTAAGCGATCATCTAAAACACCTATCGTTGTTGTGCTTGACAATATCCGCAGTTTGAATAATGTCGGTTCTGTATTTCGCACAGCTGATGCCTTCCTCGTCGAATCGTTGTATTTATGCGGTATTACAGGTGCACCGCCAAACAAGGAGATTCAAAAGACCGCATTGGGTTCGACAGATACGGTGGACTGGATGCATTTTAAAACTACTGCAGATGCCATTCAGCAGTTAAAGGAAAAAGGGTATAAAGTATATGCTGTTGAACAGGTTGATGGGTCAATTTGTTTGGATAAATTCAAGCCGGATACCGGCAGTAAAATTGCGGTTGTATTTGGCCATGAGGTGAAAGGGGTGGAGCAGGAGACCGTCAATTTATGCGATGGTGTAATCGAGATCCCCCAGGTTGGCACGAAGCATTCGCTGAATATAGCAATTAGTGTGGGGATCGTGATCTGGGATCTGTTTTTAAAACTCAGGCGGTAG
- the sppA gene encoding signal peptide peptidase SppA codes for MKQFFKYVLATVTGLIITLVLVVLFFVVLIAGIISSASEEKSITVKPNSVLHLKFETLISERTPKNPFRNFDFSSMSGKKEIGLNDILENIKKAKTDADIKGIYIDMSRLLAGIATIEEIRNALIDFKTSGKFILAYSESYRQGAYYLSSVADKIYLNPEGNLDWKGLSAQMMFFKGTLEKLEISAQIFRHGKFKSAIEPFDLDKMSAANRLQTMTYLNAIWDHIVDGISKSRHIPADKLNQIADQLSIRQPEDAVKFKMVDGLKYKDEIIAELKNKLGLKEKEKINYVDISDYTHSRSKEKRLGKEKIAVIYATGAIGGGEGDDDSMGSERISRTIREARSDSNIKAIVLRVNSPGGSALASDVIWREVFLAKKVKPIVVSMGDVAASGGYYISCAADVIVAEPNTITGSIGVFGILPNAQKFFNNKLGITIDTANTNRHADIGSVYRPVTTEENQFIQESVENIYNVFIGKVADGRKKTTAEIDSIGQGRVWSGIDAKRIGLVDELGGINDAIKIAAKKAKLDKYKIVELPKQKEILEELLKDISDDIETKMLKKQLGETYDHYMHYKEMIDLKGMQARMPYEVVLY; via the coding sequence ATGAAGCAGTTTTTTAAATATGTATTAGCTACAGTCACAGGTTTAATTATCACGCTGGTGCTGGTGGTGCTTTTTTTTGTTGTTCTTATTGCCGGTATTATTTCTTCGGCATCAGAAGAGAAATCGATTACTGTTAAGCCCAACTCAGTGCTGCATTTGAAATTTGAAACGCTCATTAGTGAACGAACACCCAAAAATCCATTCAGGAATTTTGATTTTTCTTCTATGTCCGGTAAAAAAGAGATCGGACTTAACGATATTCTTGAAAACATAAAAAAGGCAAAAACAGATGCGGATATCAAAGGTATTTACATCGACATGAGCCGGCTTCTTGCTGGTATTGCTACTATTGAAGAAATTCGGAACGCGCTTATTGATTTTAAAACCTCGGGAAAATTTATTTTAGCGTACAGTGAATCGTACCGCCAGGGTGCCTATTACTTGTCGAGCGTGGCCGATAAAATTTACCTGAACCCCGAAGGTAATCTGGATTGGAAAGGATTGAGTGCGCAGATGATGTTTTTTAAAGGCACTTTGGAAAAACTGGAAATAAGCGCTCAGATTTTTCGTCATGGTAAATTTAAAAGTGCTATTGAGCCATTTGACCTGGACAAGATGAGTGCAGCCAATCGCCTGCAAACAATGACATATTTGAATGCGATCTGGGATCACATAGTGGATGGTATTTCAAAAAGCCGGCATATTCCGGCGGATAAATTGAATCAAATTGCTGATCAGTTAAGTATCCGCCAACCCGAAGATGCAGTGAAGTTTAAAATGGTTGATGGGCTTAAATACAAAGATGAAATTATTGCCGAGCTGAAAAACAAACTTGGTCTGAAAGAAAAGGAGAAGATCAATTATGTGGATATAAGTGATTACACGCATTCACGCAGCAAAGAAAAAAGATTAGGTAAAGAAAAGATAGCCGTTATTTATGCTACAGGGGCCATCGGCGGCGGGGAGGGCGATGACGACTCTATGGGATCAGAGCGTATTTCAAGAACCATTCGTGAAGCGCGTTCGGACAGCAACATAAAAGCCATTGTGCTTCGTGTGAATTCACCGGGCGGCAGTGCGCTTGCTTCGGATGTTATCTGGCGGGAAGTATTCCTTGCAAAAAAGGTTAAGCCGATTGTTGTATCGATGGGTGATGTGGCGGCTTCGGGAGGCTATTATATTTCATGCGCCGCCGATGTTATTGTTGCGGAACCGAACACGATCACAGGTTCTATAGGTGTATTCGGCATACTTCCGAACGCGCAAAAATTCTTTAATAACAAATTGGGCATCACTATTGATACAGCAAATACCAACAGGCATGCAGATATCGGGAGTGTTTACCGGCCCGTTACTACTGAAGAGAATCAGTTCATACAGGAAAGTGTGGAAAATATTTACAATGTGTTTATCGGTAAAGTAGCCGATGGTCGCAAAAAAACAACTGCCGAAATTGACAGTATAGGGCAGGGCAGGGTATGGAGTGGGATTGACGCGAAAAGGATTGGTCTCGTGGATGAATTAGGAGGCATTAACGATGCCATTAAGATCGCGGCTAAGAAAGCAAAGCTGGATAAATATAAAATTGTGGAACTGCCTAAGCAAAAAGAAATTTTAGAAGAGCTGCTGAAAGACATCAGTGATGATATTGAAACCAAAATGCTGAAAAAACAACTGGGCGAAACGTATGATCATTATATGCATTATAAAGAAATGATCGATCTGAAAGGTATGCAGGCGCGTATGCCTTATGAAGTGGTGCTGTATTAA